A genome region from Maridesulfovibrio salexigens DSM 2638 includes the following:
- a CDS encoding efflux RND transporter periplasmic adaptor subunit produces MAKKILYYVKQIGLKGILPLLIVVVAVIGAKALLATKPVAKKKAPVVSAPLVNVSVLEVNDFKVSTPVMGTVEAAREINLEPQVSGKVISVSDAFIPGGYFEKGAEVLRIDPLDYELAVKQQEAVVTEAEYNLKLESGQQRVAGREWKLLKKSSGGTMQEAELALRKPHLQKAQADLASAKAKLKQARIDLARTRVKAPFSCMIVSKSADLGAHLSLNETIASLVGTDEFWVIVSVPVDRLGSIDIPSAENGFKGSKARVRMGSGKNAVEREGEVLRLLPSLESKGRMARIIVSVKDPLNLKGGEVRPLLLGSYVNVQIDSGVLEKVIAIPRASFRDNNTIWVMNEDGLLDIRTVDPVWRDQNYVYLDTGVTGGEKLVVTDISAPLQNMKLRENGSGSMKKKVNSNG; encoded by the coding sequence ATGGCTAAGAAAATTTTATACTACGTCAAACAGATTGGCCTTAAAGGAATTCTCCCTTTACTGATTGTGGTCGTGGCCGTGATCGGAGCCAAGGCTCTTCTCGCCACTAAACCCGTGGCTAAGAAAAAAGCCCCGGTGGTCTCCGCACCTCTGGTTAACGTCAGTGTTCTTGAAGTTAACGATTTCAAGGTTTCGACCCCGGTTATGGGAACTGTTGAAGCCGCTAGGGAAATCAATCTCGAACCGCAGGTCTCCGGTAAAGTTATATCTGTCAGTGATGCTTTTATTCCCGGTGGATATTTTGAGAAAGGTGCGGAAGTTCTGCGCATAGATCCTCTCGATTACGAACTGGCGGTCAAGCAGCAGGAAGCTGTAGTTACTGAGGCCGAATACAATCTTAAGCTTGAAAGCGGACAGCAGCGTGTAGCCGGACGTGAATGGAAACTGCTTAAGAAATCTTCCGGCGGAACCATGCAGGAAGCTGAGTTGGCTCTCCGTAAACCCCATCTGCAAAAGGCTCAGGCTGATCTGGCTTCTGCCAAAGCTAAGCTTAAGCAGGCTCGTATTGATCTTGCCCGTACCCGAGTAAAAGCTCCTTTCTCCTGTATGATTGTCAGCAAAAGTGCTGATCTTGGAGCGCATCTCAGCCTTAATGAAACCATTGCCTCTCTGGTGGGGACTGATGAATTCTGGGTAATTGTATCTGTTCCCGTGGATCGTCTGGGAAGCATTGATATCCCTTCGGCGGAAAACGGATTCAAGGGTTCAAAGGCCCGGGTTCGTATGGGCAGCGGCAAAAATGCCGTAGAGCGGGAAGGTGAGGTTCTTCGTCTTCTGCCTTCGCTCGAATCCAAGGGACGCATGGCCCGGATCATTGTTTCAGTGAAAGATCCTTTAAATTTGAAGGGCGGTGAAGTTCGTCCTCTGCTGTTGGGCAGCTACGTGAATGTACAGATTGATTCCGGCGTACTGGAAAAAGTAATTGCTATTCCGAGAGCTTCTTTTCGTGACAACAACACCATCTGGGTGATGAACGAAGACGGCCTTTTGGATATCAGAACAGTTGATCCGGTCTGGCGTGATCAGAATTACGTCTATCTCGATACTGGAGTGACCGGCGGTGAAAAGCTCGTTGTTACTGATATTTCCGCACCGCTCCAGAACATGAAGCTGCGTGAGAATGGTTCCGGTTCCATGAAAAAGAAGGTGAACAGCAATGGCTGA